The following are from one region of the Nicotiana tomentosiformis chromosome 7, ASM39032v3, whole genome shotgun sequence genome:
- the LOC104099774 gene encoding G-type lectin S-receptor-like serine/threonine-protein kinase SD2-5, with protein MKIYVLVFFIYWLAHGYCTSNVHIGYQVSLAIPTTYSKGFIGRAFLMETDNQMTPNFRAAISVEAINEKYTCSLDVFLGDVKVWSSGHLSLFYTIDKCALELTQYGDLQLKGQDDKVGWKAGTSGQGVKRLHLLGSGNLVLVDALNLIKWQSFNFPTNIMLWGQRLSSRTRLTSFPSNSSLSYSFEIQYDKIALYLYSGKSKYSYWEYTPLELNDLNITYVELTSNALEIFNNENHRIGRIKSDKPEPLRFLALGNNTGNFGFYYYSVDKGKFEASYQALNTTCDLPLACRPYGICTFSEECSCIRLIKRGDGLLSDCAENVTEGLCGRNESQMLELQGVTSVLRSNPYKVNVSKEVCANLCLDNCTCVAALHFSVDDSEDDPTKSGECYSYGLVRGVKQIERDGRLSYMVKVPKGTDQDHSEHSHWKKWIPIVVGVVDGVVVLLVSGGIGYYVIRKRRKSCVDTGPNN; from the exons ATGAAAATCTATGTGCTTGTTTTTTTCATTTACTGGTTAGCTCATGGCTATTGCACTTCCAATGTTCACATTGGGTACCAAGTAAGTCTTGCTATACCAACAACATATAGTAAAGGCTTCATAGGGAGGGCTTTTTTAATGGAAACTGACAAccaaatgacaccaaactttagaGCAGCAATCAGTGTTGAAGCAATTAATGAGAAATACACATGTTCGCTTGATGTTTTTTTGGGAGATGTGAAGGTTTGGAGTTCTGGTCATTTATCACTATTTTACACAATAGACAAATGTGCACTTGAGCTGACTCAATATGGAGACTTACAATTGAAAGGTCAAGATGATAAAGTTGGATGGAAAGCTGGGACTTCTGGACAAGGTGTGAAG AGGCTGCATTTACTTGGGTCAGGTAATTTGGTTTTAGTTGATGCATTGAACTTGATAAAATGGCAAAGTTTCAATTTCCCAACTAATATTATGCTTTGGGGCCAGAGACTTAGCTCAAGAACTCGGTTAACTTCTTTCCCTAGCAACTCTAGTTTGTCATATTCATTTGAAATTCAGTATGACAAGATTGCATTGTACTTGTACTCTGGAAAATCGAAGTACTCGTACTGGGAATACACACCTTTGGAATTGAATGACCTGAATATTACGTATGTTGAATTAACTTCAAACGCGTTGGAGATATTCAACAACGAAAACCATAGAATTGGACGGATAAAATCGGACAAGCCAGAGCCCCTAAGATTTTTAGCATTGGGGAATAACACAGGGAACTTTGGATTTTACTATTACTCAGTTGACAAAGGAAAGTTTGAAGCTTCATATCAAGCACTAAACACAACTTGTGATCTTCCTTTGGCATGTCGACCTTATGGTATTTGTACATTTTCAGAAGAGtgttcttgcataaggctaataaAAAGAGGAGATGGTTTGCTTTCTGATTGTGCTGAAAATGTAACTGAGGGATTATGCGGCAGAAATGAGTCCCAAATGCTAGAGTTACAAGGCGTTACGAGTGTATTAAGAAGCAATCCTTATAAGGTCAATGTTAGCAAAGAAGTATGTGCAAATTTGTGCTTGGATAATTGTACATGTGTTGCAGCATTACATTTTTCAGTTGATGATTCAGAGGATGATCCCACAAAATCCGGAGAATGCTATTCGTATGGACTAGTGAGAGGAGTTAAACAAATTGAAAGGGATGGAAGATTGAGTTATATGGTTAAGGTACCAAAGGGAACTGATCAAGATCATAGTGAACATTCTCATTGGAAAAAATGGATTCCAATTGTGGTAGGAGTGGTTGATGGAGTTGTTGTGTTACTTGTTTCGGGAGGGATTGGATACTATGTAATTCGAAAGAGAAGAAAATCGTGTGTAGATACTGGTCCCAACAATTGA